The proteins below come from a single Fibrobacter sp. UWB4 genomic window:
- a CDS encoding tetraacyldisaccharide 4'-kinase, with translation MIYTTKPFRLAASAFYRLAYKLHHKLFLRPQPPIQTPVIIVGSYLAGGAGKTPFTIWLARHFYKQGKRIAILCHSAAWDEFIMLQQAFESIQSHSAASPQIKVFATRNRYSTAKEIQDKFDIILCDDGFEDTRFTGVRHICLDWQEPPTSWTCLMPAGPFRSLRQDHDERDIIHLACYGNTPDIHFSIEFLTNSTTYKQFTAKIICGLGSPNRFIEDIRTFASTAGIQIAGSIIRPDHDRRFPQIVQAELSQGNDIIISQKDASRLPQALLSHPKLHVAIQKTEVSDKILQELSL, from the coding sequence ATGATATACACAACGAAGCCTTTCCGCCTTGCCGCATCCGCATTCTACCGGCTTGCATACAAGCTGCACCACAAGCTCTTTTTGCGGCCACAGCCGCCTATCCAGACTCCCGTCATCATCGTCGGGAGCTATTTAGCAGGTGGCGCAGGCAAAACGCCATTCACCATCTGGCTTGCAAGGCATTTTTACAAACAAGGTAAGCGCATCGCAATCCTTTGCCACAGCGCCGCCTGGGACGAGTTCATCATGTTGCAGCAAGCATTCGAAAGCATCCAGTCACACTCCGCCGCATCACCGCAAATAAAAGTCTTTGCAACCAGGAACCGTTATTCCACCGCCAAGGAAATTCAGGACAAATTCGACATCATTCTCTGCGATGACGGTTTTGAAGACACGCGTTTTACAGGTGTGCGCCACATTTGCCTCGACTGGCAAGAACCGCCAACATCCTGGACATGCCTTATGCCCGCAGGTCCGTTCCGCAGTCTCAGGCAGGACCATGACGAACGCGATATCATCCACCTCGCCTGCTACGGTAACACACCCGATATCCATTTTTCCATCGAGTTTCTAACAAATTCAACAACTTATAAACAATTCACGGCGAAAATCATTTGCGGACTCGGTTCCCCCAACCGTTTCATTGAAGACATCCGCACATTTGCATCAACGGCAGGCATCCAAATAGCAGGATCCATTATCCGTCCCGATCACGACAGACGTTTTCCACAAATCGTTCAGGCAGAACTCTCGCAAGGCAACGACATCATTATTTCACAGAAAGACGCGAGCCGTTTACCCCAGGCACTCCTTTCCCACCCAAAACTCCACGTTGCCATCCAAAAAACCGAAGTTTCAGACAAAATTCTACAGGAATTGTCCTTATAA